One window from the genome of Lolium rigidum isolate FL_2022 unplaced genomic scaffold, APGP_CSIRO_Lrig_0.1 contig_69734_1, whole genome shotgun sequence encodes:
- the LOC124682167 gene encoding early nodulin-like protein 1 has translation MATSHGLAGLLCFALMAAAASARQFQVGGSKGWSVPDATAEPYNAWAGRMRFIIGDQLLFVYPRETDSVLVVDQAAYNACNTTAYLTKLEGGSTVFTLDRSGPFFFISGNGASCMANQKLIVIVLAASHTPPSLLPTPPSMPPTAAAPVPSPSSPPSMPPTAATPVPSPSSPPSMTPPSAAPVPSPSSPPSMAPPSGAPMPSPSGAPESAPSPTGSAPRAAPAATPGSSPPSPPGTPDTPPGSPGTPGGAPQPPTDSNPPPGDGSSSTTPGSGAAQVTAGLLGTLAAGFGYAMLAI, from the exons ATGGCGACATCTCATGGCCTAGCAGGGCTCCTCTGCTTCGCTCTCATGGCCGCGGCGGCCAGCGCGAGGCAGTTCCAGGTCGGCGGCAGCAAAGGGTGGAGCGTGCCGGACGCCACCGCCGAGCCGTACAACGCGTGGGCCGGGAGGATGCGGTTCATCATCGGAGACCAGCTCC TGTTCGTGTACCCGAGGGAGACGGactcggtcctcgtcgtcgaccagGCCGCGTACAACGCCTGCAACACCACGGCGTACCTGACCAAGCTCGAGGGCGGCAGCACGGTCTTCACGCTCGACCGCTCCGgccccttcttcttcatcagcggCAACGGCGCGAGCTGCATGGCCAACCAGAAGCTCATCGTCATCGTGCTCGCCGCAAGCCACACCCCGCCTAGTCTCTTGCCAACTCCGCCCTCCATGCCGCCGACTGCCGCCGCGCCGGTGCCGAGCCCGTCGTCTCCTCCATCCATGCCGCCGACGGCCGCCACGCCGGTGCCGAGCCCGTCGTCTCCTCCATCGATGACGCCGCCGTCTGCAGCCCCGGTCCCGAGCCCCTCGTCACCaccttccatggcgccgccgtctGGCGCGCCGATGCCGTCTCCCTCTGGTGCTCCGGAATCTGCACCATCTCCGACAGGCTCAGCTCCGCGCGCTGCACCGGCGGCAACTCCAGGATCATCTCCTCCTTCGCCGCCGGGTACCCCGGATACTCCTCCAGGCTCGCCAGGTACCCCTGGAGGCGCGCCGCAGCCGCCGACCGACTCCAACCCGCCGCCGGGTGACGGGTCGAGCTCGACTACGCCAGGCAGCGGTGCTGCTCAGGTCACGGCCGGCCTACTCGGCACGCTTGCAGCAGGCTTCGGCTACGCCATGCTGGCCATCTGA
- the LOC124682169 gene encoding uncharacterized protein LOC124682169 — protein MSEERPVPRRESPWGLPEGDKRQPKAHRCNDRVEDVVQAAFEGNPFKTVPGPFKVFWQCMRSKPGEEPTEPFTYLQLDPPKRVEAKLE, from the exons atgagcgaGGAGAGGCCGGTGCCGAGGCGGGAGAGCCCGTGGGGCTTGCCGGAGGGAGACAAGCGGCAGCCCAAGGCGCACCGCTGCAACGACCGCGTCGAGGATGTCGTCCAG GCTGCCTTTGAAGGGAATCCGTTCAAGACAGTCCCGGGTCCATTCAAGGTCTTTTGGCAATGCATGCGCTCAAAACCTGG GGAGGAACCAACTGAACCTTTTACTTACCTGCAACTGGATCCTCCAAAAAGGGTGGAAGCCAAGCTAGAGTAA
- the LOC124682168 gene encoding 40S ribosomal protein S14-3 isoform X1 produces the protein MSKRKTREPKEENVTLGPAVREGEHVFGVAHIFASFNDTFIHVTDLSGRETLVRITGGMKVKADRDESSPYAAMLASQDVAVRCKELGITALHIKLRATGGNKTKTPGPGAQSALRALARSGMKIGRIEDVTPVPTDSTRRKGGRRGRRL, from the exons ATG TcgaagaggaagaccagggagcccaaggaggagaacgTCACCCTTGGCCCGGCTGTCCGTGAAGGAGAGCATGTCTTTGGTGTTGCCCACATCTTTGCATCCTTCAATGACACCTTCATT CATGTGACTGACTTGTCTGGGAGGGAAACCCTGGTGCGCATCACTG GTGGGATGAAGGTCAAGGCTGATCGTGATGAATCTTCACCTTATGCTGCTATGCTTGCATCTCAGGATGTTGCTGTACGCTGCAAG GAGCTTGGCATCACCGCACTGCACATTAAGCTCCGTGCCACTGGAGGCAACAAAACCAAGACACCTGGACCTGGAGCTCAGTCTGCTCTCAGGGCTCTTGCTCGTTCTGGGATGAAGATTGGCCGCATTG AGGATGTTACTCCAGTTCCCACTGACAGCACCCGCCGGAAGGGTGGAAGGAGGGGAAGGAGGCTGTAG
- the LOC124682168 gene encoding 40S ribosomal protein S14-3 isoform X2 yields MSKRKTREPKEENVTLGPAVREGEHVFGVAHIFASFNDTFIHVTDLSGRETLVRITGGMKVKADRDESSPYAAMLASQDVAVRCKELGITALHIKLRATGGNKTKTPGPGAQSALRALARSGMKIGRIEDVTPIPTVSTRRKGGRRL; encoded by the exons ATG TcgaagaggaagaccagggagcccaaggaggagaacgTCACCCTTGGCCCGGCTGTCCGTGAAGGAGAGCATGTCTTTGGTGTTGCCCACATCTTTGCATCCTTCAATGACACCTTCATT CATGTGACTGACTTGTCTGGGAGGGAAACCCTGGTGCGCATCACTG GTGGGATGAAGGTCAAGGCTGATCGTGATGAATCTTCACCTTATGCTGCTATGCTTGCATCTCAGGATGTTGCTGTACGCTGCAAG GAGCTTGGCATCACCGCACTGCACATTAAGCTCCGTGCCACTGGAGGCAACAAAACCAAGACACCTGGACCTGGAGCTCAGTCTGCTCTCAGGGCTCTTGCTCGTTCTGGGATGAAGATTGGCCGCATTG AGGACGTGACTCCAATTCCCACTGTCAGCACTCGCCGGAAGGGTGGAAGGAGGCTGTAG
- the LOC124682165 gene encoding early nodulin-like protein 2 produces MGLHNWFKNKLCGGSLGHQSPDIATSHGLAGLLCFALMAAAASARQFQVGGDKGWSVPDASAEPYNAWAGRMRFIIGDQLLFVYPKETDSVLVVDQAAYNACNTTAYLTKLEGGSTVFTLDRSGPFFFISGNGASCMANQKLIVVVLAASHTPPSLLPTPPSMPPTAAAPEPSPSSPPSMPPTAAAPVPSPSSPPSMTPPSAAPVPSPTSPPSMAPPSGAPMPSPSGAPESAPSPTSSAPGAAPAATPGSSPPAPPGTPDTPPGSPGTPGGAPQPPSDSNPPPGDGSSSTTPGSGAAHVTAGLLGTLAAGFGYAMLAI; encoded by the exons ATGGGTCTACATAATTGGTTTAAGAACAAACTGTGTGGGGGGAGTTTAGGACATCAG AGTCCAGACATCGCGACATCTCATGGTCTAGCAGGGCTCCTCTGCTTCGCTCTCATGGCCGCGGCGGCCAGCGCGAGGCAGTTCCAGGTCGGCGGCGACAAAGGGTGGAGCGTGCCGGACGCCTCCGCCGAGCCGTACAACGCGTGGGCTGGGAGGATGCGGTTCATCATCGGAGACCAGCTCC TGTTCGTGTACCCGAAGGAGACGGactcggtcctcgtcgtcgaccagGCCGCGTACAACGCCTGCAACACCACGGCGTACCTGACCAAGCTCGAGGGCGGCAGCACCGTCTTCACGCTCGACCGCTCCGgccccttcttcttcatcagcggCAACGGCGCGAGCTGCATGGCCAACCAGAAGCTCATCGTCGTCGTGCTCGCCGCAAGCCACACCCCGCCTAGTCTCTTGCCTACTCCGCCCTCCATGCCGCCGACGGCCGCCGCGCCGGAGCCGAGCCCGTCGTCTCCTCCATCCATGCCGCCGACGGCCGCCGCGCCGGTGCCGAGCCCGTCGTCTCCTCCATCGATGACGCCGCCATCCGCGGCCCCGGTGCCGAGCCCCACGTCACCTCCTTCCATGGCGCCACCGTCCGGCGCACCCATGCCGTCTCCCTCTGGCGCTCCCGAATCTGCACCATCTCCGACAAGCTCAGCTCCTGGCGCTGCTCCGGCGGCAACTCCAGGATCATCTCCTCCTGCGCCGCCGGGTACCCCGGATACTCCTCCAGGCTCGCCAGGTACCCCTGGAGGCGCGCCGCAGCCGCCGTCCGACTCCAACCCGCCGCCGGGTGACGGGTCGAGCTCGACTACGCCAGGCAGCGGTGCTGCTCATGTCACGGCCGGCCTACTCGGCACGCTTGCAGCAGGCTTCGGCTACGCCATGCTGGCCATCTGA